A single window of Pseudomonas lijiangensis DNA harbors:
- a CDS encoding alkaline phosphatase family protein: MKHNVILIVLDGLNYEVAKHAMGHLQAYSSAGRAMLYKLESELPALSRPLYECILTGVTPIESGIVHNQVSRLSNQRSMFHYATDAGLTTAAAAYHWVSELYNRTPFDAARDRHTDDLALPIQHGHFYYADHYPDSHLFADAESLRVKHSPNLLLIHPMNIDDAGHKHGLDSPQYRNSARSADILIADYLQRWLDAGYQILITADHGMNNDRSHNGLLPEEREVPLFVLGDAFSLDAQATPRQTELCGTVCELLGVPHDKPVCREILN, translated from the coding sequence ATGAAACACAATGTCATCCTCATCGTGCTCGACGGCCTCAACTACGAAGTGGCCAAGCATGCGATGGGCCATCTCCAGGCTTACAGCAGCGCGGGCCGGGCCATGCTCTACAAGCTCGAATCCGAGTTGCCAGCACTGTCGCGCCCCTTGTACGAGTGCATCCTGACCGGGGTCACGCCCATCGAAAGCGGCATTGTGCATAACCAGGTTTCACGCCTGTCCAACCAGCGCAGCATGTTCCACTATGCCACCGATGCCGGGCTCACCACGGCTGCGGCGGCTTATCACTGGGTCAGCGAGCTGTATAACCGAACGCCGTTCGACGCCGCCCGGGACCGTCATACCGACGACCTGGCGTTGCCGATTCAGCACGGGCACTTTTACTACGCCGACCATTACCCCGATTCGCACCTGTTTGCCGACGCCGAAAGCCTGCGGGTCAAGCACTCACCGAATCTGTTGTTGATCCACCCCATGAATATCGACGACGCCGGGCACAAGCACGGCCTCGACAGCCCGCAATACCGTAACAGCGCACGCAGCGCCGATATCCTGATTGCCGATTACCTGCAACGCTGGCTCGATGCTGGCTACCAGATCCTGATCACCGCCGATCACGGCATGAACAACGACCGGTCACATAACGGGCTGCTTCCCGAAGAGCGTGAAGTGCCGCTGTTCGTGCTGGGCGATGCATTCAGTCTTGACGCACAGGCAACCCCCAGACAAACCGAGCTGTGCGGCACTGTCTGCGAACTGCTCGGCGTGCCCCACGACAAACCGGTCTGCCGGGAGATCCTCAATTGA
- a CDS encoding ABC transporter permease gives MSRAERGPAGIYHRFVVYALFFILLLPLAGTLLYSLSTSWSASILPSGLTFKWYIALWSDPRFLTAFGQSLLVCVGALILSVVLILPLLFVVHYHFPRLDALMNILILLPFAVPPVASSVGLLQLYGSGPFAMVGTPWILIGCYFTVALPFMYRAISNNLQAINLTDLMDAAQLLGANTWQAAFMVVLPNLRKGLLVALLLSFSFLFGEFVFANLLVGTRYETLQVYLNNMRNSSGHFNSALVISYFLFVLVLTWAANRLNKDKD, from the coding sequence ATGTCTCGCGCTGAAAGAGGTCCCGCCGGGATCTACCACCGCTTCGTGGTCTATGCCCTGTTCTTCATTCTGCTGTTGCCGCTGGCCGGTACGCTGCTGTACTCGCTGTCCACCAGTTGGTCGGCGAGCATTCTGCCCAGCGGCCTGACCTTCAAATGGTATATCGCGCTGTGGAGCGATCCGCGCTTTCTCACCGCATTCGGCCAGTCGCTGCTGGTCTGCGTGGGGGCACTGATTCTGTCGGTGGTCCTGATCCTGCCGCTGCTGTTCGTGGTGCATTACCACTTCCCGCGCCTGGATGCGCTGATGAACATCCTGATCCTTCTGCCCTTCGCCGTGCCACCCGTGGCTTCGTCCGTGGGCCTGTTGCAACTCTATGGCTCCGGGCCCTTCGCCATGGTCGGCACGCCCTGGATTCTGATCGGCTGCTACTTCACCGTCGCATTGCCGTTCATGTACCGGGCCATCAGCAACAACCTGCAGGCGATCAACCTCACCGACCTGATGGACGCCGCCCAGTTGCTGGGGGCCAACACCTGGCAGGCCGCTTTCATGGTGGTGCTGCCCAACCTGCGCAAGGGCTTGCTGGTGGCATTGCTGCTGTCGTTCTCCTTCCTGTTCGGCGAGTTCGTCTTCGCCAACCTGCTGGTGGGCACCCGCTATGAAACCCTGCAGGTGTACCTCAACAACATGCGCAACAGCAGCGGGCACTTCAACAGTGCGCTGGTGATTTCCTATTTCCTCTTCGTGCTGGTGCTGACCTGGGCCGCCAACCGACTGAACAAGGACAAAGACTGA
- a CDS encoding ABC transporter permease: MTTNNRGKWLGLLCLLPFALFFIVFQIAPLAWVMINSLHSEAGWGFDNFAKAFSSRFYRQAIQFSLEISFWSSLFGIVIAVLGSYSLRNVDSRLRDFVNSFANMTSNFSGVPLAFAFIILLGFNGAVTLMLKKAGIIEDFNLYSKTGLIILYTYFQIPLGVLLLYPAFDALREDWRESSALLGASSFQYWRHIGLPVLTPALLGTFVILLANALGAYATVYALTTGNFNVLPIRIAAMVSGDISLDPNMASALAMILVGLMTLVTVVHQWLLKRSYHVSR, encoded by the coding sequence TTGACTACCAACAATCGTGGCAAATGGCTGGGGCTGCTATGCCTGCTGCCGTTTGCACTGTTCTTCATCGTGTTTCAAATTGCGCCGCTGGCCTGGGTCATGATCAACAGCCTGCACTCCGAAGCCGGCTGGGGGTTTGACAACTTCGCCAAGGCGTTCAGCTCCCGCTTCTACCGTCAGGCCATTCAGTTCAGCCTGGAGATCAGTTTCTGGTCCAGCCTGTTCGGCATCGTGATCGCGGTACTGGGCAGTTATTCGCTGCGCAACGTGGATTCGCGGCTACGGGACTTCGTCAATTCCTTTGCCAACATGACCAGCAACTTCTCCGGCGTTCCCCTGGCCTTTGCCTTCATCATCCTGCTGGGCTTCAACGGCGCTGTAACGCTGATGCTCAAGAAGGCCGGGATCATCGAAGACTTCAATCTGTACTCCAAGACCGGCCTGATCATTCTCTACACCTACTTCCAGATCCCGCTGGGCGTGCTGCTGCTCTACCCGGCCTTCGATGCCCTGCGCGAAGACTGGCGTGAATCCTCGGCGCTGCTCGGTGCCAGCAGTTTTCAGTACTGGCGCCATATCGGCCTGCCGGTCCTGACACCTGCCCTGCTGGGTACTTTCGTGATTCTGCTGGCCAATGCCCTGGGTGCCTACGCCACCGTCTATGCCTTGACCACCGGCAACTTCAACGTGCTGCCGATCCGCATCGCAGCCATGGTGTCCGGTGATATCAGCCTCGACCCGAACATGGCCAGTGCCCTGGCGATGATTCTGGTCGGCCTGATGACACTGGTCACTGTCGTTCATCAATGGTTGCTGAAGAGGAGCTACCATGTCTCGCGCTGA
- a CDS encoding RluA family pseudouridine synthase, which translates to MPLSNIRIIHQDAAVLVIDKPTLLLSVPGRADDNKDCLITRLQENGYPEARIVHRLDWETSGIILLARDADTHRELSRQFHDRETEKAYTALCWGQPTLDSGSIDLPLRYDPPTKPRHVVDHEAGKHALTFWKIVERYDTHCRVELTPITGRSHQLRVHMLSIGHPLLGDGLYAHPEALAAYPRLCLHASMLSFTHPFSGERLKFECAAPF; encoded by the coding sequence ATGCCGTTGTCGAACATCCGCATCATCCACCAGGACGCCGCCGTTCTGGTCATCGATAAACCCACATTACTGCTTTCAGTCCCCGGTCGGGCCGACGACAACAAGGACTGCCTGATTACCCGCCTGCAGGAAAACGGCTACCCCGAAGCCCGCATCGTGCACCGACTGGACTGGGAAACCTCCGGCATCATCCTGCTTGCCCGGGATGCCGATACCCACCGCGAGCTGTCTCGCCAGTTCCATGACCGCGAAACCGAGAAGGCTTACACCGCCCTGTGCTGGGGTCAGCCAACCCTGGACAGTGGCAGCATCGACCTGCCCCTGCGCTACGACCCGCCGACCAAGCCCCGGCATGTGGTGGATCATGAAGCCGGGAAGCACGCACTGACCTTCTGGAAGATCGTGGAGCGCTACGACACTCACTGTCGCGTGGAGCTCACGCCGATCACCGGTCGCTCCCATCAGTTGCGGGTGCATATGCTGTCCATCGGGCACCCACTACTGGGTGATGGTCTGTATGCCCATCCCGAGGCGCTGGCGGCTTACCCGCGTCTGTGTCTGCACGCCAGCATGTTGAGCTTCACCCATCCGTTCAGTGGCGAGCGGTTGAAATTCGAGTGTGCGGCGCCGTTTTGA
- a CDS encoding HAD family hydrolase codes for MPLAIFDLDETLIGGDCASLWSEQMGRLGWVDPESFMKRNDELMAAYSAGKLAMEDYMAFSLEPMAGRTPEEVDHLVGPWVEDFIEPIIYSDACKCIAQHRARGDRILVISASGVHLVKPIAERLGIDEVLGIELDVQNGVYSGATVGVLTYREGKITRLMDWLDAEGENLEGASFYSDSRNDLPLLLKVDHPHVVNPDAVLREHAEKAGWPVHAWK; via the coding sequence ATGCCTTTAGCAATTTTCGACCTTGACGAAACCCTGATCGGCGGTGACTGCGCCAGCTTGTGGAGCGAGCAGATGGGACGTCTGGGTTGGGTCGATCCCGAGTCATTCATGAAGCGTAATGACGAACTGATGGCCGCCTACAGTGCCGGCAAACTGGCCATGGAAGATTACATGGCCTTCAGCCTTGAACCCATGGCAGGCCGTACGCCAGAGGAAGTCGATCATCTGGTCGGCCCCTGGGTCGAGGATTTCATCGAACCGATCATCTACAGCGACGCCTGCAAATGCATCGCCCAGCATCGTGCCAGGGGTGACCGCATTCTGGTGATTTCGGCCTCGGGCGTGCATCTGGTCAAGCCCATTGCCGAGCGCCTGGGCATCGATGAAGTGTTGGGGATCGAGCTGGATGTACAGAATGGCGTCTACAGCGGCGCGACGGTCGGCGTGCTGACCTACCGCGAAGGCAAGATCACGCGCCTGATGGACTGGCTGGATGCCGAGGGTGAAAACCTCGAAGGTGCCAGTTTCTACTCCGACTCACGCAACGACCTGCCGCTGCTGCTCAAGGTTGACCATCCCCATGTGGTCAATCCGGATGCCGTACTGCGCGAGCATGCCGAAAAGGCCGGCTGGCCGGTGCATGCCTGGAAGTAA
- a CDS encoding ABC transporter substrate-binding protein, which yields MKHLLLASLLGSAIALSTSVMAADTDLKTLEAAARTEGAVNSVGMPDDWANWKATWADLESKYGLKHMDTDMSSAQEVAKFDAEKDNASADIGDVGAAFGPIAVAKGVTQPYKPSTWEQVPDWAKDKDGHWALAYTGTIAFIVNKKLLHGSEVPTKWSDLKSGKYMVTIGDVSTAAQAANGVLAASIAMKGDESNIAPGLQLFTELAKQKRLALNNPNIQSMEKGEVEVGIVWDFNGLSYKAKMTNPDDYVVLIPSDGSVISGYTTIINKYAKHPNAAKLAREYIFSDAGQINLAKGNARPIRAEHLTLPAEVQAKLLPNEQYKGVTPIKNAAAWEATSKKLPQMWNEQVIVEMN from the coding sequence ATGAAACACCTATTGTTGGCATCACTCCTCGGTTCCGCCATCGCCCTGAGTACCTCGGTTATGGCAGCGGACACAGACCTCAAGACGCTGGAAGCCGCAGCCAGAACCGAAGGCGCGGTCAATAGCGTCGGCATGCCGGATGACTGGGCAAACTGGAAAGCCACCTGGGCCGACCTGGAAAGCAAGTACGGCCTCAAGCACATGGACACTGACATGAGCTCGGCTCAGGAAGTGGCCAAGTTCGATGCGGAAAAAGACAACGCCAGCGCCGACATCGGCGACGTGGGTGCAGCCTTCGGCCCGATTGCCGTTGCCAAGGGCGTCACCCAGCCCTATAAACCAAGCACCTGGGAACAGGTTCCGGACTGGGCCAAGGACAAGGACGGTCACTGGGCACTGGCTTACACCGGCACCATCGCCTTCATCGTCAACAAGAAGCTGCTGCACGGTTCTGAAGTACCGACCAAATGGTCCGACCTCAAGAGCGGCAAATACATGGTCACCATAGGTGACGTGAGCACCGCCGCCCAGGCCGCCAACGGTGTACTGGCGGCTTCCATCGCCATGAAAGGCGACGAGAGCAACATCGCTCCAGGCCTGCAACTGTTCACCGAGCTGGCCAAGCAGAAACGCCTGGCACTCAACAACCCGAACATTCAGAGCATGGAAAAAGGTGAAGTCGAAGTCGGCATCGTCTGGGACTTCAACGGCCTGAGCTACAAGGCCAAGATGACCAACCCGGACGATTACGTGGTACTGATCCCGTCCGATGGCTCGGTGATTTCCGGCTACACCACCATCATCAACAAATACGCCAAGCACCCGAATGCGGCCAAACTGGCGCGTGAATACATCTTCAGCGACGCGGGCCAGATCAACCTGGCCAAAGGCAACGCACGTCCGATTCGTGCCGAGCACCTGACCCTGCCCGCAGAAGTCCAGGCCAAACTGCTGCCAAACGAGCAGTACAAGGGCGTGACACCAATCAAGAACGCAGCGGCGTGGGAAGCGACTTCCAAGAAGCTGCCACAGATGTGGAACGAGCAAGTCATCGTCGAAATGAACTGA
- a CDS encoding ABC transporter ATP-binding protein, translated as MSFVSIENLQKSYSSTAVFSDINCAIGRGEFVTLLGPSGCGKSTLLRCIAGLTSVNSGRILLDGQDLVPVTPQKRNIGMVFQSYALFPNMTVEQNVAFGLRIQKVNADDTHKRVAEVLKLVELTDFASRYPHQMSGGQCQRVALARSLVTRPRLLLLDEPLSALDARIRKHLREQIRAIQRELGLTTIFVTHDQEEALTMSDRIFLMNQGRIVQSGDAETLYTSPVDVFAAGFIGNYNLLEPDDASRLMQRPINTRVAIRPEAIQLSVTGALEGEVLSHSLLGNVIRYRVQARDVELVVDVLNRSAQDLHPNGQRVSLNIELSALCEVG; from the coding sequence ATGAGTTTTGTCAGTATCGAAAACCTGCAGAAAAGCTATTCCAGCACAGCGGTGTTCAGCGACATCAACTGCGCCATCGGACGCGGCGAGTTCGTCACCCTGCTCGGCCCGTCGGGCTGCGGCAAGTCGACCCTGCTGCGCTGCATCGCCGGGCTGACGTCGGTGAACAGCGGGCGCATCCTGCTCGATGGCCAGGATCTGGTGCCGGTCACCCCGCAAAAGCGCAATATCGGCATGGTGTTCCAGAGCTACGCACTGTTCCCCAACATGACCGTGGAGCAAAACGTCGCGTTCGGCCTGCGCATCCAGAAGGTCAACGCCGACGACACCCACAAGCGTGTCGCCGAAGTGCTGAAGCTGGTCGAGCTGACCGATTTCGCCAGCCGTTACCCGCACCAGATGTCCGGCGGCCAGTGCCAGCGCGTTGCCCTGGCCCGCTCACTGGTCACTCGCCCGCGCCTGCTGCTGCTCGACGAGCCGCTGTCGGCACTGGACGCACGGATCCGCAAACACCTGCGCGAACAGATCCGCGCCATCCAGCGCGAACTGGGCCTGACCACCATCTTTGTCACCCACGATCAGGAAGAAGCGCTGACCATGTCAGACCGAATCTTCCTGATGAACCAGGGTCGTATCGTCCAGAGTGGCGATGCCGAAACCCTTTACACTTCGCCTGTGGACGTCTTTGCGGCCGGTTTCATCGGCAACTACAACCTGCTTGAACCCGACGACGCCTCTCGCCTGATGCAGCGTCCGATCAACACCCGCGTCGCCATCCGCCCCGAAGCCATCCAGCTCAGCGTGACCGGAGCCCTGGAAGGCGAAGTGCTCAGTCACAGCCTGCTGGGCAACGTGATCCGCTATCGCGTACAGGCCCGTGACGTGGAACTGGTGGTCGACGTACTCAACCGCAGCGCGCAAGACCTCCACCCGAACGGACAACGTGTGAGCCTGAACATCGAGCTTTCGGCTTTGTGTGAGGTGGGTTGA
- the minE gene encoding cell division topological specificity factor MinE, with amino-acid sequence MNIFDFFRDRKKESTASVAKERLQIIVAHERGQRSTPTPDYLPALQKELVEVIRKYVNIESDQVQVALENQGSCSILELNITLPDR; translated from the coding sequence ATGAATATTTTTGACTTCTTTCGTGACCGCAAAAAAGAAAGCACGGCCTCGGTAGCGAAAGAGCGTCTACAGATCATCGTGGCGCACGAACGCGGCCAGCGGAGCACACCGACACCTGACTATCTTCCTGCCCTGCAGAAAGAACTGGTGGAAGTGATCCGCAAATACGTCAACATCGAGTCAGACCAGGTACAGGTCGCTCTGGAGAATCAGGGCAGCTGTTCGATCCTGGAACTCAACATCACCCTGCCAGATCGCTGA
- a CDS encoding M18 family aminopeptidase, whose product MREELNKGLIDFLKASPTPFHATATLVNHLEAAGFQRLDERETWAIETGGRYYVTRNDSSIVAFRMGRQSPLTGGIRMVGAHTDSPCLRVKPQPELQRQGFWQLGVEVYGGALLAPWFDRDLSLAGRVTFRRDGKVESQLIDFKLPIAIIPNLAIHLNRTANEGWAINAQNELPPILAQVAGDERADFRALLTEQLAREHDLNADVVLDYELSFYDTQSAAVVGLNGDFIAGARLDNLLSCFAGLQALLNSDTDETALLVCTDHEEVGSSSTCGADGPMLEQIIQRLLPNGEDYVRTIQKSLLISADNAHGVHPNYAEKHDANHGPKLNAGPVIKVNSNQRYATNSETAGFFRHLCMAEEVPVQSFVVRSDMACGSTIGPITASHLGIRTVDIGLPTFAMHSIRELAGSHDLSHLVKVLSAFYASHELP is encoded by the coding sequence ATGCGCGAAGAGCTGAACAAAGGCCTGATCGACTTTCTCAAGGCCTCCCCTACCCCGTTCCATGCCACTGCAACCCTTGTAAATCACCTCGAAGCGGCCGGTTTCCAGCGTCTGGACGAGCGCGAAACCTGGGCGATCGAAACCGGCGGGCGTTATTACGTCACCCGCAATGACTCCTCCATCGTCGCGTTCAGAATGGGTCGCCAATCGCCACTGACTGGCGGTATCCGCATGGTCGGCGCCCATACCGACAGCCCGTGCCTGCGGGTCAAGCCGCAGCCGGAGCTGCAGCGTCAGGGCTTCTGGCAACTGGGCGTGGAAGTCTACGGCGGCGCGCTGCTGGCCCCCTGGTTCGACCGTGACCTGTCGCTGGCCGGGCGTGTGACCTTCCGCCGTGATGGCAAGGTCGAAAGCCAGTTGATCGATTTCAAGCTGCCTATTGCGATCATTCCCAACCTGGCCATCCATCTCAATCGCACCGCCAACGAAGGCTGGGCGATCAATGCCCAGAACGAACTGCCGCCGATCCTGGCCCAGGTGGCCGGTGACGAACGTGCCGACTTCCGCGCCCTGCTCACCGAGCAACTGGCCCGTGAGCATGACCTGAACGCCGATGTGGTGCTCGATTACGAGTTGAGCTTCTACGACACCCAGAGCGCAGCCGTGGTCGGCCTCAATGGCGACTTCATTGCAGGCGCCCGCCTGGACAACCTGCTGTCATGCTTCGCAGGCTTGCAGGCGCTGCTCAACAGCGACACCGATGAAACCGCTCTGCTGGTCTGTACCGATCATGAAGAAGTCGGCTCCTCGTCGACCTGCGGCGCAGACGGCCCGATGCTGGAGCAGATCATCCAGCGCCTGCTGCCCAACGGCGAAGACTATGTGCGTACCATCCAGAAATCGCTGCTGATCTCTGCGGACAACGCCCACGGCGTCCACCCCAACTACGCCGAAAAGCACGACGCCAACCACGGCCCGAAACTCAATGCCGGGCCGGTCATCAAGGTCAACAGCAACCAGCGCTACGCCACCAACAGCGAAACCGCCGGTTTCTTCCGCCATCTGTGCATGGCCGAAGAAGTCCCCGTGCAGAGTTTCGTGGTGCGCAGCGACATGGCCTGCGGCTCAACCATCGGCCCGATCACAGCCAGCCACCTGGGCATTCGCACGGTGGATATCGGCTTGCCGACCTTTGCCATGCATTCGATCCGCGAACTGGCGGGCAGCCATGACCTGTCGCATCTGGTGAAGGTGCTTAGTGCGTTCTACGCCAGTCACGAGTTACCGTAA